One Luoshenia tenuis genomic region harbors:
- the spoVAC gene encoding stage V sporulation protein AC: MQLKSQMTPKQKAYNDYVNQKTPNTKLFSGCVKAFLVGGIICTIGEGVSYLGRIVLGYSDLHAAAFTAIVMVFLGALLTGLGIYDRIGKFAGAGSIVPITGFANSIVAPAMEFKSEGLVLGVGAKLFTLAGPVLVYGISASIVVGLIYLVFNIS; encoded by the coding sequence ATGCAATTGAAAAGTCAAATGACGCCCAAACAAAAGGCGTATAACGATTATGTCAACCAAAAGACCCCGAACACCAAGCTGTTTTCAGGCTGCGTCAAAGCCTTTCTGGTGGGCGGCATCATCTGCACCATCGGCGAAGGGGTCAGCTACCTGGGTCGCATCGTGCTAGGCTACAGCGATCTGCACGCCGCGGCCTTTACCGCCATCGTCATGGTGTTTTTAGGCGCGCTGCTCACCGGCCTTGGCATTTACGATCGGATCGGCAAATTCGCCGGTGCCGGTTCCATCGTCCCGATTACCGGCTTTGCCAACTCCATCGTCGCCCCGGCCATGGAGTTTAAAAGCGAGGGACTGGTGCTGGGCGTGGGGGCCAAGCTCTTTACCCTGGCCGGGCCCGTGCTGGTCTACGGCATCAGCGCCTCCATCGTGGTGGGGCTAATCTACTTGGTATTTAACATCTCTTAA
- a CDS encoding RNA polymerase sigma factor gives MIFAVVLAGGQEERRAQPLRIDETLFPRVGEGDRAAFEQLYQLTERALYAYVLSIVKDPHDTVDIVHATYVKIRCCAHLYQPMGKPLAWMFTIARNLANSLLRQGARTRPQGEEMPEEAYISEPLDRIVLKAALERLEQSESQIILLHLVSGLKHREIAQDLGIPLATVLSRYHRGLKKLRKILLEGGGYDAR, from the coding sequence TTGATATTTGCGGTCGTGCTGGCCGGCGGGCAGGAAGAAAGGCGCGCACAACCATTGCGGATAGACGAGACGCTTTTCCCCCGGGTGGGGGAGGGCGACAGGGCAGCTTTTGAGCAGTTATACCAACTGACAGAGCGCGCCCTGTACGCGTATGTCCTCTCGATAGTCAAAGATCCGCACGACACGGTTGACATCGTGCATGCAACGTATGTAAAAATTCGATGCTGCGCGCACCTGTACCAGCCGATGGGCAAGCCCCTGGCATGGATGTTTACGATCGCCAGAAATTTAGCCAACAGCCTGCTGCGTCAGGGCGCGCGCACGCGTCCGCAGGGGGAGGAGATGCCCGAGGAGGCCTATATTTCCGAACCGCTGGACCGGATCGTGCTCAAGGCGGCATTGGAACGGCTGGAACAGAGTGAGAGCCAGATCATCCTGCTGCACCTTGTCAGCGGACTTAAGCACCGGGAGATCGCCCAGGATCTTGGGATACCGCTGGCTACGGTATTATCCCGGTACCATAGAGGGCTAAAAAAGCTGCGGAAAATTTTGCTGGAGGGAGGCGGATATGATGCGCGCTAA
- a CDS encoding anti-sigma-I factor RsgI family protein codes for MRAKKIGQRLQRAVDQLPHPELDKIWKESAPPMPEHDYITRQERAPARRAKHTWKWAAACTACLVALLVGGYSWYGENLSVSAVVDLDVNPSFEIALNRQDKVLKVDALNADARKILSGRNYQGWDIEDTLETLLIAMDEGQYLSDKDNAVLLSVSAGERTQSLTQALEGRIYLASDTAQIPVTVHSQTMDGDDALRQTAADYEVSAGKLYLVREVAGMLPDYTEAELANLSIGELLRLAGLVHLADLEDPQAAPSATPAQSTPAPTPAPAPTPAPTPVQTARPTKTPVQDDDDDQEDDDDDDGNERDDDGDDDGDDEDDD; via the coding sequence ATGCGCGCTAAAAAAATCGGACAGCGGCTGCAACGCGCTGTGGATCAGCTGCCCCACCCGGAACTGGATAAGATCTGGAAAGAAAGCGCTCCCCCCATGCCCGAGCATGACTACATCACCCGGCAGGAGCGTGCGCCGGCGCGGCGCGCAAAACATACCTGGAAGTGGGCCGCCGCCTGTACAGCCTGCCTGGTGGCCCTGCTGGTGGGCGGGTATAGCTGGTACGGAGAAAATCTGTCCGTCTCGGCCGTGGTGGATCTGGATGTGAACCCCAGCTTCGAGATCGCGTTAAACCGCCAGGATAAGGTTTTGAAGGTAGACGCGCTCAATGCAGATGCGCGCAAGATCCTCAGTGGGCGGAACTATCAGGGCTGGGATATAGAGGATACTTTAGAAACGCTGCTGATCGCCATGGATGAAGGGCAGTATCTCTCCGACAAGGATAACGCGGTGCTGCTCTCCGTCAGCGCGGGGGAGCGCACCCAGAGCCTGACGCAGGCGCTGGAGGGGCGGATCTACTTAGCGTCGGACACGGCCCAGATCCCGGTGACGGTGCATAGCCAGACGATGGACGGTGATGACGCGCTGCGCCAGACGGCCGCGGACTATGAGGTTTCTGCCGGCAAGCTGTACCTGGTGCGCGAGGTGGCAGGGATGCTGCCTGATTATACCGAGGCGGAACTTGCCAACCTGTCCATAGGCGAGCTGCTGCGCCTGGCGGGACTGGTTCACCTTGCCGATTTGGAGGACCCGCAGGCAGCGCCCTCTGCGACGCCTGCGCAGAGCACGCCTGCCCCAACGCCCGCGCCTGCGCCCACCCCGGCCCCGACGCCGGTCCAGACGGCACGGCCCACAAAAACGCCCGTGCAGGATGATGACGATGACCAGGAGGATGACGACGATGACGATGGGAACGAGCGAGATGACGATGGGGATGACGACGGGGATGACGAGGACGACGATTAA
- a CDS encoding anti-sigma-I factor RsgI family protein encodes MKKFKQLKRSVKAAMIGTAATLAVGAAALGFYLTAPSGYIALDVNPSLEIRTNRLNHVTSVEAANEDGRKLLEGYRLDDHDLDDVIEDLVDRMLLQGYLGGTGENDVLVTVEDGTVSPDTVEQVNHKIAAYLEYRRVDAHVMNQSITLSQELKDKAQQYGVSAGKMSVIDRLVAGDPTLTPQDLAQTRISDILNYAQEKGISLAFLEQRLDDMEDRLDDQDDEHVDALADGVEDVIDPDDDADDRYDDVDDRDDDADDRHDDVDDRDDDADDRYDDDDDRDDDADDRYDDVDDRDDDADDRDDDMDDRDDDADDRYDDDDDDINDDDDD; translated from the coding sequence ATGAAAAAATTTAAGCAATTAAAACGCTCGGTAAAGGCGGCTATGATCGGTACGGCAGCTACGTTGGCGGTGGGCGCGGCGGCGCTGGGATTTTACCTGACGGCGCCCAGCGGCTATATCGCGCTGGATGTAAACCCCAGTTTGGAGATTAGGACCAATCGCTTGAACCATGTAACCAGCGTAGAGGCGGCAAACGAGGATGGACGCAAGCTGTTGGAGGGCTATCGCCTGGATGACCACGACCTGGACGATGTGATCGAGGATCTGGTGGACCGGATGCTGCTGCAGGGATACTTAGGCGGCACGGGAGAGAACGATGTGCTGGTGACGGTGGAGGACGGAACGGTCTCCCCGGATACGGTGGAGCAGGTCAATCACAAGATCGCGGCGTATTTGGAATACCGCAGGGTGGACGCCCATGTGATGAACCAGAGCATCACACTGAGCCAGGAGCTGAAGGATAAGGCGCAGCAGTACGGCGTATCGGCCGGGAAGATGTCGGTGATCGACCGGTTGGTGGCGGGAGATCCCACGCTGACGCCGCAGGATCTGGCCCAGACGCGCATCAGCGATATTCTGAATTACGCGCAGGAGAAGGGCATTAGCCTGGCCTTTTTGGAGCAACGGCTGGACGATATGGAAGACCGGCTGGATGACCAGGACGACGAACATGTGGATGCGCTGGCTGATGGCGTAGAAGATGTGATCGATCCGGATGACGATGCGGACGACCGTTATGACGACGTGGACGATCGCGATGACGATGCGGATGACCGGCATGACGACGTGGACGATCGCGATGACGATGCAGATGACCGATATGACGACGATGACGATCGCGATGACGATGCGGATGACCGATATGACGATGTAGACGATCGCGATGACGATGCGGACGACCGCGATGACGACATGGACGATCGCGATGACGATGCGGACGACCGGTATGATGACGATGATGACGATATAAACGACGATGATGACGACTAG
- a CDS encoding MFS transporter has translation MKNIWSTLGELRGFLILWCTQTLSTLGSAMTNFALVIWAYQQTGSALSTALLTVASYAPYVAMSIFAGALSDRWNKKLTMLASDTFAAACTVAVLLLLATDNLQIWHLYGLNALNGLMNTIQQPAGDVAISLLTPKKHYQKVSGLRSFSNSLVSILTPVLATALLAFTSIQTVIYIDLATFLLAFFALAAFVKIPEAAREGEKEGVLRAARKGLAYLRDNRGILNLMLFLAAINFTASIYNAALPAMLLSKTGSETALGAVNAASGLAMLVGSAIATLAPAPKSRVRVICNTLLISMSTENFFLAFGQSTPVWCLGAVLGWLPIPLMNANMDVLFRSRIPVAMQGRVYACRNTLQFFTIPLGYLAGGALVDRVFEPFMAAQSADGLLAQLFGLGKGSGAALLFLVLAVMGILTCLIFRRVKSIWHLEGIEQNR, from the coding sequence ATGAAAAATATTTGGAGCACCTTAGGGGAGCTGCGCGGCTTCCTGATTTTGTGGTGCACGCAAACCCTATCCACCCTGGGCAGCGCGATGACCAATTTCGCGCTGGTGATCTGGGCGTATCAGCAGACGGGTTCGGCGCTGTCTACGGCGCTGCTCACGGTCGCCTCCTACGCGCCCTACGTGGCGATGAGCATTTTTGCCGGCGCTTTGAGCGACCGGTGGAACAAAAAGCTGACCATGCTGGCCAGCGATACCTTTGCGGCGGCCTGCACGGTGGCTGTGCTGCTGCTTTTGGCCACGGATAACCTGCAAATCTGGCATCTATACGGCTTAAACGCCCTAAACGGCCTGATGAATACCATTCAGCAGCCGGCTGGGGACGTAGCCATCAGCCTTTTGACCCCAAAAAAGCATTACCAGAAAGTGAGCGGACTGCGCTCGTTTTCAAACTCCCTTGTCAGCATCCTTACGCCGGTCCTGGCTACCGCTTTGCTGGCCTTTACCAGCATACAGACGGTGATCTACATCGACCTGGCGACGTTTTTGCTGGCCTTTTTCGCGTTGGCGGCATTTGTAAAGATCCCCGAGGCCGCCCGGGAGGGCGAAAAGGAGGGCGTGCTGCGGGCGGCGCGCAAGGGGCTGGCGTATTTAAGGGACAACCGAGGCATCCTGAACCTGATGCTGTTTCTGGCGGCCATCAACTTTACCGCCTCGATTTATAACGCCGCCCTGCCGGCCATGCTGCTCTCCAAGACGGGAAGCGAGACGGCGCTGGGCGCGGTGAACGCGGCCAGCGGGCTGGCCATGCTGGTGGGCAGCGCCATCGCCACCCTTGCACCCGCGCCCAAGAGCCGGGTGCGGGTGATCTGCAATACGCTGCTGATCTCCATGAGTACGGAGAACTTTTTTCTGGCCTTTGGGCAGAGCACTCCGGTCTGGTGCCTGGGCGCCGTGCTGGGGTGGCTGCCCATCCCGCTGATGAACGCCAATATGGACGTGCTGTTCCGCAGCAGGATCCCCGTGGCGATGCAGGGGCGGGTGTACGCCTGCCGGAACACCCTGCAGTTTTTTACCATACCGCTGGGGTACCTGGCCGGCGGCGCGCTGGTGGACCGGGTGTTTGAGCCCTTTATGGCCGCGCAAAGCGCCGATGGGTTGCTGGCGCAGTTGTTTGGCTTGGGCAAGGGCTCGGGCGCGGCGCTGCTGTTTTTAGTGCTGGCCGTTATGGGGATATTGACCTGCCTGATCTTCAGGCGTGTAAAGAGCATCTGGCATCTGGAAGGAATAGAGCAAAACCGATAG
- a CDS encoding stage V sporulation protein AB gives MNFFQAALLVLLYIIAGAVVGAALGALLNLLGVVPRMAQALRVRMPSNAWGGCIALGAFALSLLSLTQPHWNLAPAFGALPGLMLGIFVGILAAALAESLEFISLGIRRLRMMNTARYLIGGIILGKLAASLLFWLYPLY, from the coding sequence GTGAACTTTTTCCAAGCCGCGTTGCTGGTTCTACTGTATATCATCGCCGGGGCGGTGGTGGGTGCGGCGCTGGGCGCGCTTTTAAACCTTTTGGGGGTAGTGCCCCGCATGGCGCAGGCGCTGCGGGTGCGCATGCCCTCTAATGCCTGGGGCGGGTGCATCGCGCTGGGGGCCTTTGCGCTCTCGCTGCTCTCTCTGACCCAGCCCCACTGGAACCTGGCCCCCGCCTTTGGCGCCCTGCCCGGGCTGATGCTAGGCATATTCGTGGGCATCCTGGCCGCCGCGCTGGCCGAGTCGCTGGAGTTTATCTCCCTGGGCATCCGGAGATTGCGCATGATGAACACCGCCCGGTATCTGATCGGCGGCATTATCCTGGGCAAGCTGGCGGCCTCGCTGCTGTTCTGGCTCTACCCCCTTTATTGA